One window of the Oncorhynchus gorbuscha isolate QuinsamMale2020 ecotype Even-year linkage group LG17, OgorEven_v1.0, whole genome shotgun sequence genome contains the following:
- the irf2bpl gene encoding probable E3 ubiquitin-protein ligase IRF2BPL, whose translation MSSAQVSSSRRQSCYLCDLPRMPWAMIWDFTEAVCRGCVNYEGADRIEFVIETARHLKRAHGFQGGRSPGPPPPPTVKTQSAISAKETVQISHVDGPSKQQQSGMDRYSLSAERPRFDYSSIGAHASRLPNGMSGPNGFPKPDDGPPELNRQSPNSRRSHGLAAVPGQMNVPPNLLPQTMLNGPSSATAIASHSLSSRPPPPSIVGPSLSMAAQSMSEQGKRPGSVSSTDQERDLKEKQRNAEALAELSESLRNRNEDWGNKPKIVRDTLVTLSNSSPFDVRFKKDHSLVGRVFAFDAVSKPGMDYELKIFVEYPSGSGNIFSSASGVAKQMYQDCMKDFGRGLSSGFKYLEYEKKHGSGDWRLLGDLLPESVRFFKEGLGVEMLPQPYIDASCPLLPTALVNIPRALPSTSAPRTGVRKRKASPEPDSVESALKLSEQEQQRQQWMASQSEALKLTMASGSFGASHGGPPPLGPGHSVHSSRATPPESASQNGQSPMAALMSVADTLGNAHSPKDNNSVHSTTSTRHNNSSPVSPASVSGQRRLASRNGDLNLAGTPSQSNAHSGLDQVHAQNIPDSPMANNGPLCCTICHERLEDTHFVQCPSVPNHKFCFPCSRESIKAQGATGEVYCPSGEKCPLVGSNVPWAFMQGEIATILAGDVKVKKERDP comes from the coding sequence ATGTCTTCTGCACAAGTATCGTCATCTCGGAGACAGTCATGTTACCTGTGCGATTTACCCCGTATGCCGTGGGCTATGATATGGGATTTTACGGAGGCAGTGTGCAGGGGTTGTGTGAATTATGAAGGTGCGGATCGGATCGAGTTTGTTATCGAAACTGCACGCCACCTCAAACGAGCTCATGGTTTCCAAGGGGGGAGATCCCCCGGTCCACCACCGCCGCCCACAGTAAAAACACAGTCGGCAATATCAGCCAAGGAGACGGTGCAAATCAGCCATGTGGATGGACCCTCTAAACAACAACAGTCGGGGATGGACCGCTACTCTCTGAGTGCGGAAAGACCTCGCTTTGACTACTCCAGTATTGGCGCCCATGCCAGCAGACTTCCCAATGGAATGAGCGGTCCAAATGGGTTCCCCAAACCGGACGATGGTCCCCCAGAACTGAACCGACAGAGCCCGAACTCCCGTCGGAGCCACGGTCTCGCTGCGGTCCCAGGACAAATGAACGTTCCCCCCAACCTTCTCCCACAGACCATGTTGAATGGACCCTCCTCGGCAACAGCCATAGCCTCGCATAGCCTGTCCAGCCgcccccctcccccatccatTGTGGGACCCTCTTTGTCCATGGCCGCTCAGTCCATGTCAGAACAAGGTAAACGACCAGGTTCTGTGTCGAGCACTGACCAAGAGAGAGATCTGAAAGAGAAACAGCGTAACGCAGAGGCTTTGGCTGAGCTCAGTGAAAGTTTAAGGAACAGAAACGAAGACTGGGGAAACAAACCTAAAATAGTAAGGGACACTTTGGTTACTCTTTCGAACAGCTCCCCGTTTGATGTGAGATTTAAAAAGGATCATTCACTCGTGGGTAGGGTGTTTGCTTTCGATGCAGTGTCAAAGCCTGGAATGGACTATGAATTGAAAATATTTGTCGAGTACCCAAGTGGATCTGGTAATATATTTTCCAGCGCATCAGGGGTGGCCAAACAAATGTATCAGGACTGCATGAAAGACTTTGGCAGGGGGCTTTCCTCGGGCTTTAAATATTTGGAGTATGAGAAAAAGCATGGTTCGGGGGACTGGCGACTCCTCGGCGATTTGTTGCCCGAATCGGTCCGATTCTTCAAAGAGGGGCTGGGGGTTGAAATGTTGCCTCAGCCCTACATCGATGCCAGCTGCCCATTGCTGCCCACTGCTTTGGTCAACATCCCTCGTGCCTTGCCATCTACGAGTGCACCGAGGACTGGCGTACGAAAGCGTAAAGCCTCCCCGGAACCTGACTCTGTAGAGAGCGCGCTGAAACTATCTGAACAAGAACAGCAGAGGCAGCAGTGGATGGCCAGCCAGAGCGAGGCGTTAAAACTGACCATGGCATCCGGATCATTCGGTGCCTCACACGGGGGACCTCCGCCGCTTGGCCCTGGCCACTCTGTTCACTCAAGTCGCGCCACACCCCCTGAATCTGCTTCCCAGAATGGACAGTCTCCAATGGCCGCGCTCATGTCTGTCGCGGACACGTTGGGCAATGCGCACTCTCCGAAGGACAACAACTCTGTTCACTCTACAACATCCACCAGGCATAACAACAGCAGCCCAGTCTCCCCAGCCTCTGTTTCTGGGCAGAGGCGTTTGGCTTCCCGTAACGGAGATCTCAATCTGGCCGGGACTCCCTCTCAGTCCAATGCGCATTCTGGCTTGGATCAGGTCCACGCGCAAAACATTCCAGATTCTCCCATGGCAAACAACGGACCTCTGTGTTGTACCATTTGCCACGAACGTTTAGAGGATACCCATTTCGTTCAGTGTCCGTCAGTTCCCAACCATAAATTCTGTTTCCCTTGTTCTCGAGAGAGCATCAAAGCGCAGGGAGCAACTGGCGAGGTGTATTGTCCTAGCGGAGAGAAATGCCCCCTGGTAGGTTCTAATGTGCCTTGGGCGTTCATGCAAGGTGAGATAGCAACAATATTAGCTGGGGACGTTAAGGTAAAAAAGGAGAGGGACCCATAG